ATGATTTTAGATAGAATAGTCAGGGTAGGCCTTGTTGAGAAGACACCATTTGGGTAAAGACTTCATGTAGTAAAGGAATTGGCTGTATGGGTAACTGGGGGAGAAACCATGTAGGTTGGAGGGAACAGCTATTTCAAGGGCTCTGGGGTGGAAGCATGCCTGAAATGTTCAAGGATCAGCAAGGAAGCTACTGGATTGAAATGGAGAGAGAGTAAGATATGCTGTAAAGAGACATACTCTGGGGTGGGGTGCTGGTGGGAGTGGGGCAAATCACAGGACTGTGTAGCCATGGCAAGGATTTTGGCTTTTACCCTGAGTGCGATGGAAAACTGTTGGAGGCTTTGAGCGGAGGAGAGGTGTCATCTGATCACTCTGACTGATGTGTTGAGAATAGATAGGTGGCAAGCAAGGACGGAAGCCAGGAGACTGGTTAGGAGGCTATTGCCGTAATTGAGGTGAGAGGTGATTGTGACTCAGTTTGGATTTTGGATATGTTTTGAAGGTAGAGCCTCCAGGATTTCCTGATTAAATATATGTGGGCAAGGATAACTCTAAAGTTCCTGACCTGAGGTAGAATTGCCATTACctagtatagggtcgctatgagtcagaatcaactcaacaacaacaggttttaatatgaggagaaggagccctggtggcacagtggtcaaagcactcggttgctaacctaaaggtcagtggtttgaacctgtcAACCACTCTGTTgtaggaagatgtggcagtctgctcttgtaaagatttacacccttggaaaccctatggggcaattctgctctatttgtaaagatttacaaccttggaaaccctatggggcaattctgctctatttgtaaagatttacaaccttggaaaccctatggggcaattctctattctgtagggtcgctatgaatcggaaacgacttgatggcgacttggtggttttttgttttttaatacgaGGAAGACCGCTGGTGAAGTAGTTTGGGGGAGATCAGAGTTCCTATTTATTCCAGCCTTTGTCCTTTCCCCCTTCTTTCTAGTCTTCCTTACAGATCTAATCTCTCCATCCTTTTACTACTCCtacttttgttttctctgttgtgCCTGTGTCTTCAGCctccactgagaaccatggcttCTGTTGGGCATTGATGAGTCCTGTGTGTCACTCTGGGCCAAGGAGCGTGCTTACTATTCTGGGAACATCTTTCTTAACAGTCACTTTTTACTTGAGAGAAGTAAACTGTTAAGGAGATTATTGTTAAGTGTTTATAATTAAAACAACAAGCAATCATTGTTCTTGTTGCAGAGTCATTTGATGTGGTCACAAAATGCATGAGTTTCACACTAAACGAGCAGTTCATGGAGAAATTTGTTGATCCTGGAAACCACAATAGTGGGATAGATCTGCTTCGAACCTGTGAGTACTTTGATCTCAGCAGGAAAATTGGCGGGAAAAAGGAAACAGTTTCATTTGCCTTGTATTGAACTCTGTTTTTGGAACAAGATGAGTGAGTAGATTATGTCAGCTTGAAATAAGATCTCTAACATTATCCTAATGCACTCTGTCCTGTTGATAGCATATGTGTTAGAATTATGGATACAAACTTAACCAAATTGCACATTAAATGAAGTTGAGGGAGGCAGCTAGTACATTGGATGACAGAATTCAGCCCCCCAAAAGATGTTACTGATGGGCCTATTAAGAGAAAATTCAGTTGGGATAAATAATAAATTACTATATTTGAGTTAAACACTTCAGCTACATGAGTTCCAATAGGAGTGTGTGAAACACTCGACTGCCATTTCTTTTTGAGCCAGCTGAGTTCCAGGCCTGTCAAAAATCCAGTTGGGGGGTAGTAACTGAAGTATAGATGTCAAAAACAAATGCAGATATTTAGTAGGAGCACTCTATTCCTTGATGCCCAGGCTGTCCATGAAGTCCTCAGCTTTGAGTCTTGGTCTTCAAGCTCTAGAAACTCACCGGAACTTGCCTGGAAGAATGGCCTTGTCATGAGAGGACTCATTGAATAAACAGCAGGGATTCGGTTTTGCAATGTAAATGCATAGGAAGAAGTTTACTACTAACAGGGTTTAAAGGAGAGTTATTGAGAAACAAGACGTTTATGCCATCCCAGAAAGTGAAACCAGCAACAAAAGGTAGAATTTGGTTTAGGATTGGTATTAATACAGTGCTAATCATTAACTGAAAATGGAATGGTATGCTCTACAAAATCATCAGCTTTCTTTGTATGTTGCTGAGGGAGTTATGATAATTGAAACTGCTGTTTGCTGAGTGCTTGATAGATGACAGATCCTGCACTTTGTGCTTTATGTATATTAGTCTTTCCACAGCCCTGCAAGGCCGTAATGTATAATCATCATACATTTACTTGTTATCCCAATTTTGAGATTTTGTAAGGATTTAGCTATTGTTTGTGTGTAGAGCCAGGCTGTTGTACTTCTAATCCTGGCTCTTTAATTTATTCAtcttgccttagtttcctcatttataaaatggaggtaataccagtacctacctcataagtttggagccctggtggcacagtggttaagagctgtggctgctaaccaaaagattagcagtttgaatccaccagctgctccttggaagccccgtggggcagttctattctgtcccatagggtcactgtgagtcagcatcgactcgacggcaataggttttagtttttggttcataaggttgttgggaggattaatacatacacaaaatgtgtagaacagtgcctgatacatatTAAGACATCAGTAATTATTAGctgttcatgtcctttttgcTTTTATCAGGACAAAGCATCCTTTTGAACAGTGTACTTTAGAAAAGAAGCCTCAGCATTAAAATACTCCTTTCTTACCTTTTGAGACTAGATCTAATTAGAACATAAAGGAAATTGCCATTTTGGAAAAACTGTCTGAAATCACAGtaacatttctttttctctcccttttttaaaATCAGATCTTTGGCGTTGCCAGTTCCTTTTACCTTTTGTTAGTCTAGGTTTGATGTGCTTTGGGGCTTTGATTGGACTTTGTGCGTGTATCTGCCGAAGCTTGTATCCTACCATTGCCACAGGCATTCTCCATCTCCTTGCAGGTGGGTCTTCTCACCATACTTACCTTTTCGGTTCCTCCTGTCTCCTTAGGGACCAAAGAGTTATAATCTTTAAACATCTACATATTACTGCCTTGGTGCATTGCCTGCAAAGCTCTTACTGTGTTCTTACCGagctatgttttgttttgttttccaaatttcgTCCTCAAGGTCTGTGTACGCTGGGCTCAGTCAGTTGTTATGTTGCTGGAATTGAACTACTCCACCAGAAACTAGGGCTGCCTGAGAATGTGTCCGGGGAATTTGGATGGTCGTTCTGCCTGGCTTGCGTTTCAGCTCCCTTGCAGTTTATGGCTTCTGCTCTCTTCATCTGGGCTGCTCACACCAACCGGAAGGAGTACATCTTAATGAAGGCGTATCGCGTGGCATGAGCAGAAGCCTGCCTACTCTACAGTTGCCATTTTTGTTATCTTTTAGATAATATTGTCCCTTGCCTCCCTcctaattgtttttaattttgtctttttctggatATAGCATTTTATCCTGAAGATCCATTTTATTTATATAGAAATACGCataaatgcacacacatgcacacctacTCACAGCTGTTTTTTAATACCACCAAAATTTATATCATTGATTCTGAAGGAATCCATCTTTCAAACAAAGCAATCTAGGTTCAGAatccagagagaaaaaaatggttAGAGACGGGACACATGTTTGTGAGAGAAAATTGGTAGTGAGAAACTGACCCAAAGCAAGTTCTGCAAATGTTTGTTAGACTTTTCAGTAAAAGTAAAGTATATCTGTTCAACTAGAAACTCTAGTTTCTTTGGAAAACCTCTTAACATTGTCATAACTTCATGTTCACTCTGCTGTAGATCACCAGTCAGCCAGACGTAGTAGTGCTGTTTTCAAACACATAAGCTATATAAAGAAGGGAAATGATCTGAGATGGCATTTCCCTGAACAGTGGCATACAGCTTCATCTGAGGGGAAACATGGCAGCTGTTTATATCTACGGGGTGTCTGTCATAAGAAAGAAAGCGAAAAATGCAGTGTTTACTTGAAGTTTTAACTGTGTAACTGAAATAGTTGCAATTCATTCAGAACAAGAGGgttaatctttattttattttgttttaatgctcCTAAATATGTCAGGGTCTTCAGTACCACCAAACCATTTCTGATTTTTGTTCTTTACTCTTCACACACAATTTGTTAAAACAGTACTTTCTTTTTAACATTACATCAGGGTCCCGGAGTAAAATACCCTAGCTGTTATCTATTCCAGCTAACTACCATAAAGAAGGTTCTACCATAATGAACTTCCAGAGCTAGGAAAACAACCACAAGATCTAAAGCTTTGGCTGGTTGTTAACCTCCAATTGTGGTCTTTATTTCTTGTGGTGAAATGATGTGCCTTTCCTTGCCTAAATCCCTTCCTGGTGTGTATCAGCATTGTCTAATGTGTTCTCATTCAGTCATTTTTTTATAAATATGTCTATAAAcattgaaaataaaaatcttatttatttattccattaCTATAGCACTTggcagattttaaaaaatgtaacttAGTAATTTCTTACTGCATCCTAAAcccatcttttttaaaaaataaaatttgagaaaacaCTAAAAGAATTGTGTTGAGTGTCTGGGTTTGTTTAAATCTCAACACCTTTAAGATAAAGAAGTGAGAATCTCTTGCTTTCTCTTTGGAAAATGTATTGTTGCTCTATAGGCCTGTCTTTATGCCTAGTGTTATGGGTCTCTCTTTTATCTTCCAGCAAATGTGGGAACCTCTTTTTCCTCGTTAGAAAATAGTATACTCTTTTATGTCTTAGAATTTTAAAACGTATTTTCAGACTATTCTTGTGATGTCTGTATATACTTAGGTGGCCAGTTTTCCATAAAGTCATTTAATGGATCTGGATGTTTGCGTTCTGTCTTTAATTGAATCAGCTCCTGGCCTGCTTAAAACAAGGCCAGGATTACTCTAGCTGGTTTTTGTCTGTGAAGTGGCTGGTTACTCAATCTTCTGTTTCTTGCCCCCTCCTGACGTCTCATCGCCCTCTAGTACCTTGTGGAAGGTGgacaggagaaaagcaaagtgaaCAAGCACAAAACACAGGGGAtgttaaaactattttttaacaAAGTTATTCCTGC
The DNA window shown above is from Loxodonta africana isolate mLoxAfr1 chromosome 20, mLoxAfr1.hap2, whole genome shotgun sequence and carries:
- the CLDND1 gene encoding claudin domain-containing protein 1 isoform X1; this encodes MDNRFATAFVIACVLSLISTIYMAASIGTDFWYEYRSPIQENASELNKSIWDDFVSDEADEKTYNDALFRYNGTVGLWRRCISIPKNTHWYSPPERTESFDVVTKCMSFTLNEQFMEKFVDPGNHNSGIDLLRTYLWRCQFLLPFVSLGLMCFGALIGLCACICRSLYPTIATGILHLLAGLCTLGSVSCYVAGIELLHQKLGLPENVSGEFGWSFCLACVSAPLQFMASALFIWAAHTNRKEYILMKAYRVA